The Amycolatopsis tolypomycina genomic interval CGCCCACACCTAGCGCCCAACGTTTACAGCGTGGACTACCAGGGTATCTAATCCTGTTCGCTCCCCACGCTTTCGCTCCTCAGCGTCAGTATCGGCCCAGAGACCCGCCTTCGCCACCGGTGTTCCTCCTGATATCTGCGCATTTCACCGCTACACCAGGAATTCCAGTCTCCCCTACCGAACTCAAGTCTGCCCGTATCGACCGCACGCTCCACGTTAAGCGTGGAGATTTCACGGCCGACGCGACAAACCGCCTACGAGCTCTTTACGCCCAATAAATCCGGACAACGCTCGCACCCTACGTATTACCGCGGCTGCTGGCACGTAGTTAGCCGGTGCTTCTTATCCAGGTACCGTCACTTGCGCTTCGTCCCTGGCGAAAGAGGTTTACAACCCGAAGGCCGTCATCCCTCACGCGGCGTCGCTGCATCAGGCTTGCGCCCATTGTGCAATATTCCCCACTGCTGCCTCCCGTAGGAGTCTGGGCCGTGTCTCAGTCCCAGTGTGGCCGGTCACCCTCTCAGGCCGGCTACCCGTCGTCGCCTTGGTAGGCCACTACCCCACCAACAAGCTGATAGGCCGCGGGTTCATCCTGCACCGCCAGAACTTTCAACCACTTCAGATGCCTGATGTGGTGATATCCGGTATTAGACCTCGTTTCCAAGGCTTATCCCAGAGTGCAGGGCAGATTACCCACGTGTTACTCACCCGTTCGCCACTCATCCCCCACCGAAGTGGGTTCAGCGTTCGACTTGCATGTGTTAAGCACGCCGCCAGCGTTCGTCCTGAGCCAGGATCAAACTCTCCAACAATGTCTTCGAATTCAATCGAGGCAAATGTAATGCTCTCAAAGGAAACCCCGACGAGGGGGTTTCATATAAGCTCTACTGGCTTAGTTCACTAGCACACTGTTGAGTTCTCAAGCAACACACTCCGGACTCACCGCCTTATCAGCGGCTATATCCTCGGCAGTTGTTCCAAGCGATATTCACAAGCTTTTGGTCGAGCACGCCTCAGCCTACGGGTTTAGTCGTAGGGGGTCGGCGGCCGCTCGTGGGCCGACGCTGAACATTACCCGGTCCGATCCGCGGTGTCAACCCGCTCGTCCCGGCCTGGTCTCCGGGGCTTGCGGCCCCGGTGTGACCCGGTGTTCCTGGCGACGAAGAGAAGATTACATGCCCCCGAACCGCCCCAAAACAGGGGGGTCACTTAACGGCATCGCTGCAGGTCAGAGCGCTCACGGAGGGCTACGACGGCGGCCGGCCGGGCCGCGGCTCCGGAAGGGGTGGCCGTGCCGGCGGGTGGTGCGGGCACGAATCGCGGCGGTCGCAGAAGGCTGGACCCCTCGGAGGGGCGGCGACAGGCTGCGGCCGGCGGGAGGTGGAGCCGGCCCACGGATGGTCGCCGACGAAAGGCAGCGGCCGACGGTGGTCGGCCGGCGATCGCTACGACGGCAGCGTCGGCAGGTACCGGGGCGGGACCCGCACCGGAGCCACCCGGGAAAAGTCCGCCGCCAATGCCAGCATCCGGGCGTCGGACCACCTCGCGCCCATGAACGAGATCCCCACCGGGAGCGGTCCGGCGAACCCGGCCGGCACCGTCACGTCCGGGTAGCCCGCCACCGCGGCCGGGGTCGATGACGGGATCACGTCGTTGTCGCCCACCTCGCAGTCCGTCTTCCACGCCGGCGGGTTGGTCGGCGAGGCGATCGCGTCCAGGTGGTGCGCCGCCAAGGTCTCGTCCAATGACCGGCGGGCGAGGTCCGAAAGCTCCGCGCGGCCGGCGAGGTAGCCCGGGTCCGTGGGCGGTGGCGCGGCCAAGGCCTGCTCGAACAGCTCCTGGCCGGCGAAGCACGTCTGTTCCAGCGGGTCCGCACGGTTGTACGCGATCAGCTCGGCCAGGTTCCGGGGGCCGGACGGGCGGGTTGCCAGGTACGCGTCGATGTCGCGGTGGAACTCCGTCAGCAATGCCGGGAACTCCAGCTCAAGCAGGCGCGCCTGGTACGGCGGCGTCACCTCGACGACCGTTGCACCCGCTTTGACCAGGGAGTTTCGGGCCGAAGTCATGATCGTGTCGGTGGCCGGGCCGAGGACCGGGAGCCGCCAGAGGCCGATGCGGGTGCCGCGGAGGGCTCCTGGGCGGAGGTGCTTCGCGTAGTCCGTCGGCTGGGTGCGGGGGTAGGTCAGGGTCGCCGGGTCCGCGGGGTCGCGGGCCTGCAGGACCGACAGCGTCAGGGCCACGTCGACGACGTTGCGGGCGATCGGGCCCGCCGTGTCCTGCTCGGCCGAAATCGGCACCACGCCGGTGCGGCTGACCAGGCCGAGGCTCGGTTTGTGCCCGACCGTCGCCGTCATGCCGGCCGGGCACACGATCGACCCGTCCGTCTCGGAGCCGATCGACACCTGGGCCAGCGACGCCGCCACCGCGGCCGCCGAGCCCGCGGATGACCCGCACGGGTTACGGTCCAACACGTACGGGTTGTTCGTCTGCCCACCCACGCCCGACCAGCCCGACGTCGGCTTCGCGGCGCGGAAGTTCGCCCACTCGGAGAGGTTCGCCTTGCCGAGGATCACCGCTCCCGCGTCACGCAATCGGGTGATCAGCGTGGCGTCCCGGGCCGGGCGGCTCCGCAATGCCCGCGACCCGGCCGTCGTCCACTGGTCGCGGGTGTCGACGTTGTCCTTGACCAGCACCGGGATGCCGTCGAGCGGGCCGCGCAGGCGGTGCGCGCGACGGCGGGCGTCACTGGCCGAAGCCTGCGAGAGCGCGGCCGGGTTGAGGGCCAGGACCGCGTTGACCTTACCGTCGATCCGGTGAATCCGATCGAGGTAAGTGCTGGTCAGCCCCACCGCGGTGAGCCGGCCGGACGCCATCCGCGCCTGCAGTGCCGGGATGTCGGCGGCGTCGAGGTCGAAGCGGGCGCCGGAAGAGGCAACGGCGGGCGCGGCGGGAACGAGCACGAGTGCGGCGGCCAGGATCGCGAGGAACACCGGCCGCCGCCCCATCAGAGCACCGGCAGCAGGGTTCGGAGTTCGTACGGGGTGACCGCGCTGCGGTAGTTGTCCCACTCCACGCGCTTGTTCCGGAGGAAGAAGTCGTACACGTGCTCGCCGAGCGCTTCCGGCAGGAGCTCCGACTTCTCCATCTCGGCCAGCGCCTCCCCCAGGTTCTGCGGCAGCTGCGCGTACCCGGCGGCACGCCGCTCGGCGTCGCTGAGCTGCCAGATGTTGTCCTCGGCGGGTGGCGGCAGCTCGTAGCGCTTTTCGATCCCCTTGAGCCCGGCGGCCAGGATGACCGAGTACGCCAGGTACGGGTTGCACGCCGAGTCCAGCGTACGGATTTCCACCCGGCGGGATGACGCCTTACCGGGTGAATACATCGGGACGCGGACGAGCGCGGAGCGGTTCGCGCGGCCCCACGAAACCGTCGTCGGGGCCTCGCTGCCGCTGATCAGGCGCTTGTAGGAGTTCACCCACTGGTTGGTGACCGCCGAGATCTCCTTCGCGTGGTGGAGCACCCCGGCGACGAAGGCCTTGCCGGTTTCCGACAGCTCGTGCGGGTCCTCGGCGTCGTAGAACGCGTTGCGGTCGCCCTCGAACAGGCTGACGTGCGTGTGCATCCCCGAGCCGGGCTGGTCGGTGAACGGCTTGGGCATGAACGTCGCGCGCACGCCCTGCGTCAGTGCGACCTCCTTGACGACGTAGCGGAACGTCATCACGTTGTCGGCCATGGTCAGCGCGTCGGCGTAGCGGAGGTCGATCTCCTGCTGGCCGGGGGCGCCTTCGTGGTGGCTGAACTCGACCGAGATGCCCATCGCTTCCAGGGTCTCGATGGCGTGCCGGCGGAAGTGCGTCGCCGTGGCGTGGCTGGCCTGGTCGAAGTAGCCGCCGTTGTCCGCGGGCTCCGGCTCGCTGCCGTCGTCGGGCATGTTCGAGAGCAGGAAGAACTCGATCTCCGGGTGGACGTAGCACGTGAAGCCCGCTTCGGCGGCCTTCGACAGCTGGCGGCGCAGCACGTGCCGCGGGTCCGCCCACGACGGCGAGCCGTCGGGCATCGCGATGTCGCAGAACATGCGGGCCGAGTACGGGCCGCCGTCCGGGGTCTCCCAGGGCAGGACCTGGAACGTGGCCGGGTCGGGCTTGGCGACCATGTCCGATTCGTAGACGCGCGCGAAGCCCTCGATGGCCGAGCCGTCGAAGCCGATCCCGTCGTTGAAAGCGCCCTCGAGCTCGGCCGGCGCGACGGCGACGGACTTGAGGAACCCCAGCACATCGGTGAACCAGAGACGAACGAAACGGATGTCGCGCTCCTCGAGCGTGCGGAGCACGAATTCCTGCTGGCGATCCATGGCCGCACCCTAACCACAGCGTGTTAACGGCATGTTTCACGACGCGCCGACGCCGCCGAAGTCACTTCGCGAGTACCGCAACGGGCTGCTTCGCCCGTGTGATGGCCAGCGAGGCGACCGACGCGATCACCGCCAGGACGGCGGCGGAGTACCAGGCCAGGGAGTAGTTCCCGAGCTGGTCGCGGACCAGGCCGGCGGCCGACGCGGCGAACGCGGCCCCGAGCTGGTGGGAGGCGAAGACCCAGCCGAACACGATCGGGCCGGCGTCGCCGAAGGCGCGGATGCAGAGCGCGACCGTCGGCGGGACCGTGGCCACCCAGTCGAGGCCGTAGAACAGGATGAACGCCCACATGCTCGGCTGCACCGAGTCGGTGAACAGCTGCGGGAGCAGCGCCAGCGAGACCCCGCGCAGGGCGTAGTAGACGCCGAGGAGGATCCGCGGGTCGATCCGGTCGGTGAGCCAGCCGGAGAAGATCGTGCCGACGACGTCGAAGACGCCGACCAGGGCCAGCAGGCTCGCCGCGGTCGTCTGCGGCATGCCGTGGTCGTGCGCGGCCGGGACGAAGTGGGTGCCGACCAGGCCGTTCGTCGTCGCGCCGCAGATGGCGAAGCCGACGGCGAGCAGCCAGAACGTCCGGGTGCGGGCGGCCTGGACCAGCACGGAGAGGGCGCGGCGGACCGAGCCCGCGGTCGGCGCCGGACGTGTGACCTCGGTACCGGCCGGCGCGCCGTAGGCCGTGGTGCCGACGTCGGCGGGGTGGTCGCGGATGACCAGCAGGACCACCGGGACGACGGCGAGCGCGGCGATCGCGATCACCAGCGACGCCGTGCGCCAGCCCGAGTCCACGGCCAGGTTCGCGATCAGGGGGAGGAAGATCAGCTGGCCCGTGGCGCCCGCGGCGGTCAGCACGCCGGTGACGACACCCCGGCTGCGCACGAACCACCGCGTCGCGACCATCGCCGCGAAACCCATGGCCATCGAGCCGGTGCCCAGGCCGACCAGCACGCCCCAGCACAGCACGAGCTGCCAGCTCGCGGTCATGAACACCGTGCCGCCCGCACCGAGGGCGATGACGGTCAACGCCGTCGCCGAGACGCGCCGGATGCCGAAGCGCTCCATCAACGCGGCCGCGAAGGGCGCGAAGAGGCCGAAGAGCACAAGGTTGACCGAGACGGCGGAGCTGATGGTGGTCCGGGACCAGCCGAACTCCTGGTGCAGCGGGTCGATCAGGACGCCGGGCGCGGCGCGGAAGCCGGCTGAGGCGAGCAGCGCGACGAAGGCGGCGCCGGCGATCAGCCACGCACGGTGCAGCATCGGGGCGGGACGGGTCTCAACAGTCACTCAGGCAGTCTCACCGCGCGCGCGGTGAGGTGAAAGTGGCCGGAAGGACATCATCCGCAAGGATCAGGCCAACAGTAGGCTTCGGGGATGCGCCGCCTCGCCCTTCTGCTCGTGGTCTTGCTGACGGCCGGCTGCACCGGGTCGCCCGACACGCGCGGGCCGTTCCCAGCGGGCGCCGACCTGGTCCGCGAGGCCGCGACGTCGTTCGCTTCAGTGCGGAGCGTCCACTTCGCGGCGGGCGTCAACGGCGTGCTGCAGGGCTTCCCGCTCCGGCAGATCGAAGGCGACGCGACCCTGGACGACGGCGGCCGCGCGACCGGAACGGCCGACGTCCAGGACGGCGACGGGCACACGAAGTTCCCGTTCGACGTGCACGACGACCCGGACTCGCCGTACCGGGTCGGCGCGTTCCTCGGCCCGCAAGGCGGGCTGAAGCGGCTGCTCGACGGCGTGACCGACGCCAAGACCGAAGGCCGTGAGAACGTCGACGACGCGCCCGCGCTGCGGGTCGGCGGCAAGGTGCCCGCCGCCGTCGCGCACAGCGTGCTCGCGCAGGTCGACGCCGATCTGACCGTCAAGGTCTGGGTCGCCGACGACGGCGGGCCACGGCGCTTCGTGCGCCTGTGGGTGCAGATCCCGCCAGCCGGCGACCACCTCAGCCCGGTGATGATCGAGTTGTCGCTGACCAGGCAGCGGCCGTAGCTACTGCCCCGAGCACCGCTTGCCGTCCGGCGGCACCGTGCCGTCG includes:
- a CDS encoding LppX_LprAFG lipoprotein, with the translated sequence MRRLALLLVVLLTAGCTGSPDTRGPFPAGADLVREAATSFASVRSVHFAAGVNGVLQGFPLRQIEGDATLDDGGRATGTADVQDGDGHTKFPFDVHDDPDSPYRVGAFLGPQGGLKRLLDGVTDAKTEGRENVDDAPALRVGGKVPAAVAHSVLAQVDADLTVKVWVADDGGPRRFVRLWVQIPPAGDHLSPVMIELSLTRQRP
- a CDS encoding MFS transporter, whose translation is MTVETRPAPMLHRAWLIAGAAFVALLASAGFRAAPGVLIDPLHQEFGWSRTTISSAVSVNLVLFGLFAPFAAALMERFGIRRVSATALTVIALGAGGTVFMTASWQLVLCWGVLVGLGTGSMAMGFAAMVATRWFVRSRGVVTGVLTAAGATGQLIFLPLIANLAVDSGWRTASLVIAIAALAVVPVVLLVIRDHPADVGTTAYGAPAGTEVTRPAPTAGSVRRALSVLVQAARTRTFWLLAVGFAICGATTNGLVGTHFVPAAHDHGMPQTTAASLLALVGVFDVVGTIFSGWLTDRIDPRILLGVYYALRGVSLALLPQLFTDSVQPSMWAFILFYGLDWVATVPPTVALCIRAFGDAGPIVFGWVFASHQLGAAFAASAAGLVRDQLGNYSLAWYSAAVLAVIASVASLAITRAKQPVAVLAK
- the glnA gene encoding type I glutamate--ammonia ligase, which codes for MDRQQEFVLRTLEERDIRFVRLWFTDVLGFLKSVAVAPAELEGAFNDGIGFDGSAIEGFARVYESDMVAKPDPATFQVLPWETPDGGPYSARMFCDIAMPDGSPSWADPRHVLRRQLSKAAEAGFTCYVHPEIEFFLLSNMPDDGSEPEPADNGGYFDQASHATATHFRRHAIETLEAMGISVEFSHHEGAPGQQEIDLRYADALTMADNVMTFRYVVKEVALTQGVRATFMPKPFTDQPGSGMHTHVSLFEGDRNAFYDAEDPHELSETGKAFVAGVLHHAKEISAVTNQWVNSYKRLISGSEAPTTVSWGRANRSALVRVPMYSPGKASSRRVEIRTLDSACNPYLAYSVILAAGLKGIEKRYELPPPAEDNIWQLSDAERRAAGYAQLPQNLGEALAEMEKSELLPEALGEHVYDFFLRNKRVEWDNYRSAVTPYELRTLLPVL
- a CDS encoding amidase, whose amino-acid sequence is MGRRPVFLAILAAALVLVPAAPAVASSGARFDLDAADIPALQARMASGRLTAVGLTSTYLDRIHRIDGKVNAVLALNPAALSQASASDARRRAHRLRGPLDGIPVLVKDNVDTRDQWTTAGSRALRSRPARDATLITRLRDAGAVILGKANLSEWANFRAAKPTSGWSGVGGQTNNPYVLDRNPCGSSAGSAAAVAASLAQVSIGSETDGSIVCPAGMTATVGHKPSLGLVSRTGVVPISAEQDTAGPIARNVVDVALTLSVLQARDPADPATLTYPRTQPTDYAKHLRPGALRGTRIGLWRLPVLGPATDTIMTSARNSLVKAGATVVEVTPPYQARLLELEFPALLTEFHRDIDAYLATRPSGPRNLAELIAYNRADPLEQTCFAGQELFEQALAAPPPTDPGYLAGRAELSDLARRSLDETLAAHHLDAIASPTNPPAWKTDCEVGDNDVIPSSTPAAVAGYPDVTVPAGFAGPLPVGISFMGARWSDARMLALAADFSRVAPVRVPPRYLPTLPS